In Nitrospira sp., one genomic interval encodes:
- a CDS encoding CpsD/CapB family tyrosine-protein kinase, with translation MEWFQAALDRYKQQQHQPQTHHGSRVLRSHPMRSVPAPIVYSRTRSVQIPESVLREQRILAGFDAGPFVDAFKILRTQVMHRVKERGWNVIGITSPGQGEGKTFTAVNLAASLAMDVTQSVLLVDANLRHPTVHEMFDLGSCRGLADYLLDDVPIEELLVHPGIGRFVFLPGGHAVSHSAEALTSPKMVALVEEFKHRYQSRMILFDLPPLLQTSDVLAFAPYLDALLLVVQEGHTKAEDVERSLALVKQATPVLGTVVNKVGYGAATPAGMKAMMKVGDV, from the coding sequence ATGGAATGGTTTCAAGCGGCGCTCGACCGATATAAACAGCAGCAGCACCAACCCCAAACTCACCACGGCTCTCGCGTGCTGCGTAGCCACCCCATGCGCTCCGTGCCCGCGCCGATCGTGTACTCGCGCACCCGCTCGGTGCAGATTCCCGAGTCGGTCTTGCGAGAGCAGCGCATCCTGGCCGGCTTCGACGCCGGCCCCTTCGTGGATGCGTTTAAGATCTTGCGCACGCAGGTCATGCACCGAGTGAAGGAAAGGGGATGGAATGTCATCGGCATCACCAGCCCCGGTCAAGGGGAGGGCAAGACCTTTACAGCCGTCAACCTGGCCGCGAGCCTGGCCATGGACGTGACCCAATCCGTCTTGCTGGTCGATGCAAACCTTCGGCACCCGACGGTCCATGAGATGTTCGACCTGGGATCCTGCCGAGGATTGGCCGACTATCTGCTCGATGACGTGCCGATCGAAGAGCTGCTGGTTCACCCCGGCATCGGGCGATTCGTGTTCTTGCCAGGCGGGCACGCCGTGTCGCATTCGGCGGAAGCCCTGACCTCGCCGAAAATGGTTGCGTTAGTCGAAGAATTCAAGCATCGTTACCAATCACGGATGATTCTGTTCGACTTGCCGCCGTTGTTGCAGACTTCGGATGTGTTGGCCTTCGCGCCCTATCTAGATGCCCTGTTGCTGGTCGTGCAGGAAGGCCATACCAAGGCCGAAGACGTGGAACGGTCGTTGGCGCTTGTGAAACAGGCCACCCCGGTGTTGGGGACCGTCGTCAATAAGGTCGGATATGGGGCGGCCACCCCGGCCGGCATGAAGGCCATGATGAAGGTCGGCGATGTATAA
- a CDS encoding lipopolysaccharide biosynthesis protein: protein MNLREYLTVFQRRRTLIFLAAGLLLCLAVTAAILWPPTFKSTATILIEEQEVPAELVHSTITSYADQRIEMIKQQVMSRASLWKVVEQYGLYPDMRSESPTEEVIKRFIKDIEVEVISADVIDKRTQHATKATIAFTVSYNSRTPEIAQRVANELTSLFLGENLKSRERQAQETTSFLKQEAESLAQHIEEVEAKLSKFKQRASGALPELMPLNLQMMNQADRELMDLDQQIRSLEERKTYLEGELATIKPNTPILSVTGERILDSLERLRALRAEYTAAAANFSPDHPDLIKMKQEIAALEKDTGAKPEQEEIAKQLIDAKARLATLTDRLGADHPDVLQTKRTIAALQRDLVRIGTGGSNKPLLRPENPAYINIQAQLNSATSSLEALRASRAIVKRRLQDYASRIERTPELEPDYLVLTRDRDTSAQKYQDIRSRLLEAKVSEGLEVQRKGERFSLIDPPGLPESPEKPNRKAIVLLGFILAMAGGAGAAALAEHLDHSIRTPEQLMRVAQAFPLAVIPYMPNQAELARAVARRSRIRRAGLGAVAILLLLCHLFWTPLDVVWYATLRKFGIE from the coding sequence ATGAATCTTCGTGAGTATCTCACTGTCTTCCAGCGCCGACGCACCCTCATCTTTCTTGCGGCCGGCTTGCTCCTGTGCCTGGCGGTTACAGCGGCCATTCTCTGGCCACCCACGTTTAAGTCCACGGCCACGATCTTAATTGAAGAACAGGAAGTACCTGCCGAGTTGGTCCACAGCACGATCACCAGTTATGCCGATCAGCGCATCGAGATGATCAAACAGCAGGTCATGAGCCGCGCCAGCCTGTGGAAAGTAGTCGAGCAATACGGTCTCTACCCAGACATGCGCAGCGAAAGTCCGACCGAGGAGGTCATCAAACGTTTCATCAAGGATATTGAAGTCGAGGTGATCAGCGCCGATGTGATCGACAAACGGACCCAGCACGCCACCAAGGCGACGATTGCCTTCACGGTTTCGTATAACAGCAGGACGCCTGAAATTGCGCAGCGTGTAGCCAACGAATTAACGAGTCTGTTTCTGGGAGAAAATCTGAAGAGCCGCGAACGACAAGCTCAGGAGACCACGTCCTTTCTCAAACAGGAGGCCGAGAGTCTGGCGCAACACATCGAAGAGGTGGAAGCCAAACTATCCAAGTTCAAGCAGCGGGCCAGCGGGGCCTTGCCGGAACTGATGCCGCTGAACCTGCAGATGATGAACCAGGCCGACCGCGAACTGATGGATCTCGATCAGCAGATTCGGAGCCTGGAGGAACGGAAGACTTACCTCGAAGGTGAACTGGCAACCATCAAGCCCAATACGCCGATCCTCTCGGTGACCGGCGAGCGCATTCTCGACAGTCTTGAGCGCTTACGAGCGTTACGGGCCGAGTACACTGCCGCTGCAGCCAATTTCTCACCGGACCACCCTGACCTCATCAAGATGAAACAGGAGATTGCGGCGCTGGAAAAAGACACCGGAGCCAAACCGGAACAGGAAGAAATCGCCAAACAGCTGATCGATGCTAAGGCCAGGCTGGCGACCCTGACTGATCGGTTAGGCGCGGACCATCCCGATGTGTTGCAGACGAAACGGACCATTGCAGCCCTGCAGCGGGACCTGGTCCGGATTGGGACCGGCGGGTCCAACAAGCCGCTGTTGCGGCCGGAAAACCCGGCCTACATCAACATCCAGGCGCAGCTTAATTCGGCAACTTCCTCACTCGAAGCGTTGCGGGCCAGCCGAGCCATTGTGAAACGGCGTCTCCAAGACTATGCAAGCCGCATCGAACGGACGCCGGAACTCGAGCCGGATTATCTGGTGTTGACCCGTGATCGCGATACCTCGGCGCAGAAATACCAAGACATCAGGTCCCGCCTCTTGGAAGCCAAGGTGTCGGAGGGATTGGAAGTGCAGCGCAAGGGCGAGCGTTTCTCCCTCATTGATCCGCCTGGTTTGCCGGAGAGCCCCGAGAAGCCGAATCGCAAGGCCATCGTCCTATTGGGATTCATTCTGGCGATGGCAGGGGGTGCCGGGGCCGCTGCCTTGGCGGAGCACCTCGACCACTCGATCCGGACACCCGAGCAGCTGATGCGTGTGGCCCAGGCCTTTCCCTTGGCGGTGATTCCCTACATGCCGAACCAGGCTGAGTTGGCCAGGGCGGTGGCGCGGCGCAGCAGAATCAGGCGCGCCGGCCTGGGCGCTGTGGCAATACTCCTGCTGCTCTGCCATCTGTTTTGGACGCCATTGGATGTCGTGTGGTACGCGACCCTCAGAAAATTCGGCATCGAATAA